A window of the Chaetodon trifascialis isolate fChaTrf1 chromosome 9, fChaTrf1.hap1, whole genome shotgun sequence genome harbors these coding sequences:
- the or55e1 gene encoding olfactory receptor 51E2: protein MSEALLGRNFSHSTFVFRGFPELQKHRRLLALPFSASYLSVLLGNSLLVFVIRRVESLHSPMYLLICMLCVVDVLVVTAIVPNMLLSLLFDRDGISLAGCLTQMFFTHFLSSLESTLLLVMALDRYVAICQPLRYTKIIDSSMFVKLLLFTLVRSGSIMATLVGLAGSLRFCGSNTIKHCYCDHMALVSLACDSTERNSAIGLAVIVCFVGVDIPLIFLSYMKILSVVTRAAVASEDRWKAFHTCGTHLMVMMCFYLVGSVTFLSHNLNIPIPTDVNTFLGLMYILLPATVNPIIYGVRTKEIRNGFLRIFKLRLKTMTLKVSPAGQGQR, encoded by the coding sequence ATGTCGGAGGCGTTGCTGGGCAGGAACTTCTCCCACAGCACCTTCGTGTTCAGAGGTTTTCCCGAGCTGCAGAAACACCGCCGGCTGCTGGCGCTGCCGTTCTCCGCCTCCTAcctgtcagtgctgctgggaAACTCCCTGCTGGTGTTCGTGATCCGCCGCGTGGAGAGCCTGCACAGCCCCATGTACCTCCTCATCTGCATGCTCTGCGTCGTCGACGTCCTGGTGGTGACCGCCATTGTCCCCAACATGCTCCTCAGCCTCCTGTTTGACAGGGACGGAATCTCATTGGCCGGCTGCTTAACTCAGATGTTCttcactcacttcctgtcctcactGGAGTCGacgctgctgctggtgatggcGCTGGACCGCTACGTGGCCATCTGCCAACCGCTGCGCTACACCAAAATCATCGACTCGTCCATGTTCGTGAAGCTTCTGCTCTTCACGCTGGTCCGCAGCGGCTCCATCATGGCGACGCTGGTCGGTTTGGCGGGCTCGCTGCGGTTCTGCGGCTCCAACACGATCAAGCACTGCTACTGCGACCACATGGCGCTGGTCAGCCTGGCGTGcgacagcacagagaggaacagCGCCATAGGCCTCGCCGTGATCGTCTGCTTCGTGGGCGTGGACATACcgctcatcttcctctcctacATGAAGATCCTGAGCGTCGTCACGCGGGCGGCGGTGGCCAGCGAGGACCGCTGGAAGGCCTTTCACACCTGCGGCACTCACCTGATGGTCATGATGTGTTTCTACCTGGTGGGCAGCGTCACGTTCCTCTCGCACAACCTGAACATCCCCATCCCGACGGACGTCAACACCTTCCTGGGACTGATGTACATTCTGCTCCCTGCGACCGTCAACCCCATCATCTACGGCGTTCGCACCAAAGAAATCCGAAACGGCTTTTTGAGGATTTTTAAACTCAGACTGAAGACAATGACGCTGAAAGTGTCTCCTGCTGGACAAGGACAAAGGTGA
- the LOC139335959 gene encoding olfactory receptor 52K1-like, translating to MEPLRANDSSHKHFILNGFDELGALRPVLFVPFFLMFVASLSANSLLLYVIVSQRSLHSPMCILIAGMACVDLSLPLFFVPNMLLSFLFDWRGISLIGCLVQIYFVHLLGAFQSTLLLWMALDRYFAICTPLYYHERMALPRFLKFMIPVLIRNVVLVSVVVSLAGSLSFCFRNVINHCFCEHMALVDLACGSTATNSLVGLISVFLIPVVDFIIITASYVVIFSSVLRSGRSGVKALHTCITHIVVITVSLTIILTAFLSYRIRNGLPAPIRVFFSIMYLLFPSCFNPIVYGVRTNEIRQHVLKTLSCFTVGSTVAQVSSLLWELREGQEETEQTGQESRLCLDCPLDTIEEV from the exons ATGGAGCCGCTGAGGGCGAACGACtcctcacacaaacatttcatccTCAATGGTTTCGATGAACTCGGGGCTCTGAGGCCCGTCCTCTTCGTCCCTTTCTTCCTCATGTTTGTTGCGTCTCTGTCGGCCAACTCCCTGCTGCTGTACGTCATCGTGTCTCAGAGAAGCCTCCACTCGCCGATGTGCATCCTCATCGCCGGCATGGCCTGTGTAGACCTGAGCCTCCCGCTGTTCTTCGTCCCCAACATGCTGCTGAGCTTCCTGTTTGACTGGAGGGGGatctctctgattggctgcctggTTCAGATATATTTCGTTCACCTGTTGGGAGCTTTTCAGTctactctgctgctgtggatggCGCTGGACCGCTACTTCGCCATCTGCACGCCGCTTTACTACCACGAACGCATGGCGTTACCGAGATTCCTCAAGTTCATGATCCCTGTGCTGATCAGAAACGTGGTCCTGGTCTCAGTGGTGGTGAGTCTGGCGGGATCATTGTCATTCTGTTTCAGAAATGTGATAAACCACTGCTTCTGTGAGCACATGGCCTTGGTGGATCTGGCCTGTGGAAGCACTGCCACCAACAGTCTGGTGGGGTTGATCTCAGTGTTCCTCATCCCTGTAGTGGACTTCATTATCATCACTGCCTCCTACGTAGTCattttcagctctgtgctgaGGTCCGGCAGGTCAGGGGTCAAGGCGCTCCACACCTGCATCACCCACATCGTGGTCATCACCGTCAGCCTGACCATCATACTCACAGCTTTCCTGTCGTATCGGATCAGAAATGGCCTTCCTGCCCCCATTCGGGTTTTTTTCAGCATCATGTACCTGTTGTTCCCGAGCTGCTTCAACCCGATCGTCTACGGTGTTAGAACCAACGAGATACGACAGCACGTCCTGAAGACGCTGTCCTGTTTCACCgtgggtagcacggtggcacaagtg TCTTCTCTGCTGTGGGAGCTCcgagagggacaggaagagactgagcaaactggtcaggagagccgGCTCTGCCTGGACtgtcctctggacaccatcgaggaggtgtGA
- the LOC139335960 gene encoding olfactory receptor 52K1-like: MEPLRANDSSHKHFILNGFDELGALRPVLFVPFFLMFVASLSANSLLLYVIVSQRSLHSPMCILIAGMACVDLSLPLFIVPNMLLSFLFDWRGISLIGFLVQMHFIHFVGAFQSTLLVWMALDRYFAICTPLQYHERMALPRFLKFMIPLVVRNVVMITLFVSLAGTLSFCAANVINHCFCEHMALVRLACGNTTINNLVGLLTAFLIPVADFIFITVSYVAIFSSVLRSGRSGVKALHTCITHIVVITVSLTIALVAFLSYRIRNDLPAAVRAFISTMYLLFPSCFNPIIYGIRTAEIRQHVLKTLTCCRFVRTVPHS, encoded by the coding sequence ATGGAGCCGCTGAGGGCGAACGACtcctcacacaaacatttcatccTCAATGGTTTCGATGAACTCGGGGCTCTGAGGCCCGTCCTCTTCGTCCCTTTCTTCCTCATGTTTGTTGCGTCTCTGTCGGCCAACTCCCTGCTGCTGTACGTCATCGTGTCTCAGAGAAGCCTCCACTCGCCGATGTGCATCCTCATCGCCGGCATGGCCTGTGTAGACCTGAGCCTCCCGCTGTTCATCGTCCCCAACATGCTGCTGAGCTTCCTGTTTGACTGGAGGGGGATCTCTCTGATTGGCTTCCTGGTTCAGATGCACTTCATCCACTTTGTTGGAGCATTTCAGTCCACGTTGCTGGTATGGATGGCGCTGGACCGCTACTTCGCCATCTGCACGCCGCTTCAGTACCATGAACGCATGGCGTTACCGAGATTCCTCAAGTTCATGATCCCACTTGTGGTCCGAAACGTTGTCATGATTACACTGTTTGTGAGTTTGGCAGGAACATTATCATTCTGTGCTGCAAATGTGATAAACCACTGTTTCTGCGAGCACATGGCGTTAGTGAGGCTGGCCTGTGGAAACACCACCATCAACAACCTGGTAGGGCTGCTGACCGCGTTCCTCATCCCTGTGGCagacttcatcttcatcaccgtCTCTTATGTGGCGATATTCAGCTCTGTGCTGAGGTCCGGCAGGTCAGGGGTCAAGGCGCTCCACACCTGCATCACCCACATCGTGGTCATCACCGTCAGCCTGACCATCGCACTTGTTGCTTTCCTGTCGTATCGGATCAGAAACGATCTTCCTGCAGCCGTTCGGGCTTTCATCAGCACCATGTACCTGTTGTTCCCGAGCTGCTTCAACCCGATCATCTACGGCATCAGAACCGCAGAGATCCGGCAGCACGTCCTGAAGACGCTGACGTGCTGCCGCTTCGTCCGAACAGTTCCCCATTCTTAA
- the LOC139336791 gene encoding olfactory receptor 6E1-like, with translation MIVMLLYILIVCANLLLIMVICLNKSLHEPMYLFLCSLFVNELYGSSGLFPFLLLQILSDIHTVSASLCFLQVFSVYSYGSVEYFKLAVMSYDRYLAICYPLQYNSRMTYNKVVILIAVIWFLSFLVTLCTLSLVVPLQLCGNIINKVYCDNYSIVKLACYDTRVNNIYGLIVAAFSIFIPLILIFYTYMKILKVCFSGSRQTRQKAVSTCTPHLASLFNFSFGACFETLHSRFNMNSVPNIMRIFFVIILPDMPTTLQPCDVWTETV, from the exons ATGATTGTCATGTTGTTATATATTCTGATAGTTTGTGCCAACCTGTTGCTCATCATGGTGATCTGCCTGaacaa AAGCTTACATGAGCCCATGTACCTGTTCCTGTGCAGCCTGTTCGTCAATGAGCTGTATGGGAGTTCAGGCTTGTTTCCGTTCCTTCTGCTTCAGATCCTCTCGGACATTcacactgtttctgcttcactttgcTTCCTGCAGGTTTTCTCTGTATATTCTTATGGAAGTGTAGAATATTTTAAATTAGCCGTCATGTCTTATGACAGATATCTTGCTATCTGTTATCCTCTGCAGTATAACTCACGTATGACATATAACAAAGTTGTCATTCTTATTGCTGTGATTTGGTTCCTCTCATTTCTTGTAACTCTTTGTACATTATCTTTGGTTGTTCCTTTACAGCTGTGTGGAAACATCATTAATAAAGTTTACTGTGATAACTACTCCATTGTCAAACTGGCGTGCTATGACACCAGAGTCAATAACATCTATGGACTCATTGTTGCTgctttttcaattttcattcCGCTCATTCTGATCTTCTACACCTACATGAAGATtcttaaagtgtgtttttctggttcCAGACAGACCCGACAGAAAGCAGTCAGTACCTGCACGCCTCACCTGGCTTCCCTCTTCAACTTTTCTTTTGGGGCTTGCTTTGAAACATTACACAGCAGGTTTAACATGAACAGTGTGCCCAATATAATGcgaattttttttgtcattatacTTCCTGACATGCCCACCACTCTTCAACCCTGTGATGTATGGACTGAAACTGTCTAA